A genomic window from Paenibacillus sp. FSL K6-0276 includes:
- a CDS encoding AbrB/MazE/SpoVT family DNA-binding domain-containing protein has translation MKPAGVVRKVDQLGRIVLPKSLRKRYQMNEGDPVEILVQGDHIILERYRPKCVFCGSMEGVSEYKDRYICAACLSEMTQLPRHA, from the coding sequence ATGAAACCTGCTGGTGTAGTTCGCAAAGTGGATCAGCTGGGTAGAATTGTTCTGCCTAAGTCCCTGCGTAAAAGGTATCAGATGAATGAAGGCGACCCGGTTGAAATTTTGGTACAGGGTGACCATATCATCTTGGAGCGTTACCGTCCAAAATGTGTTTTCTGTGGATCGATGGAAGGTGTGAGTGAATATAAAGATCGTTATATTTGCGCTGCATGCCTCTCAGAAATGACCCAATTACCAAGACACGCCTAG
- a CDS encoding phosphodiester glycosidase family protein gives MKTPVKRVNRFFMLLTAPFLGLLICVWWYRPPLELDLDVGQFTPISGPLNETTVLKKDLTLAQGTASYTIDAVSASAKLYKETTATMNKLVETAKTQASRPELIYNRRISAKLGIPSEILSSDRIRIELYHLNPGNYKAYALKIKLKDPTAMQMSLAEEATGGAETTMHAVQSHGAIAGINAGGFADKAGKRYPLSTTVVDGEYLNGFEPTFKDLSFVGLNKSGQLIGGKFYSRAQLDQLEPVFGATFVPVLLKNNVKVPIPEKWKTPPNLAPRTVIGNYKDDQLLIFVADGYNELGSSGAQLEEIQNKLFNMGVIDAYNLDGGGSSSLIFNGRVINKPSDGNLRAVPTNFLFFE, from the coding sequence ATGAAGACGCCAGTCAAAAGAGTGAACCGTTTCTTCATGCTTCTGACCGCACCTTTTCTAGGCTTACTGATATGTGTGTGGTGGTATCGGCCACCGCTCGAGCTGGACCTTGATGTAGGACAATTCACACCTATCTCAGGGCCTCTGAATGAAACAACCGTCCTAAAGAAGGATCTAACCCTAGCCCAAGGCACTGCATCCTACACCATAGACGCAGTCAGCGCTAGCGCCAAGCTATATAAAGAAACCACTGCTACTATGAATAAGCTGGTCGAAACAGCGAAGACTCAAGCGAGCCGACCTGAGCTTATCTATAACCGCCGGATTTCCGCCAAACTTGGGATACCTTCTGAGATCCTTAGCAGTGACCGGATTAGAATCGAGCTGTATCATCTGAATCCAGGTAACTACAAGGCATATGCTTTGAAGATCAAATTGAAGGATCCAACTGCAATGCAAATGAGTCTTGCTGAGGAAGCTACTGGTGGCGCAGAAACCACTATGCACGCTGTACAAAGTCATGGCGCTATTGCAGGTATTAATGCTGGAGGATTTGCGGATAAAGCCGGAAAACGCTATCCCTTAAGCACGACTGTGGTTGATGGAGAGTATCTCAACGGTTTCGAGCCAACGTTCAAAGATCTCAGCTTCGTGGGCCTGAACAAGTCCGGACAGTTAATCGGTGGAAAATTCTACAGTCGCGCACAATTGGATCAACTCGAACCTGTATTCGGAGCAACCTTTGTGCCTGTTCTACTTAAGAACAACGTCAAAGTACCCATACCCGAAAAGTGGAAAACACCCCCCAATCTGGCGCCACGTACAGTTATCGGTAATTATAAGGATGATCAGCTTCTGATCTTTGTAGCGGATGGCTATAATGAGCTAGGTAGCTCTGGAGCACAGCTAGAGGAGATTCAGAACAAGTTATTTAATATGGGCGTGATTGATGCTTATAATCTGGATGGTGGAGGATCGTCTTCGCTCATCTTTAATGGAAGAGTAATCAACAAACCATCGGACGGAAATCTCAGAGCTGTCCCTACGAATTTCCTGTTTTTTGAATGA
- a CDS encoding response regulator transcription factor encodes MMKVWQVVIVGCHPTSMLGTKLILEEGGELKVLGMYSTWNEGASIVREKNPELVLADYHMPEGNIESVLLNMKKSSPNSHFVVMTDEDGRDLLQPLIELGASGIFSKGASPHQLLQLILGLRVGFLSMPLEWIEKGPWPISTSKGLDDVLQLTQTEMFIMERIVQGITYDKIALEIAVSRRSIDNYLRKIYVKLDVSTRAQAIEKFALFSRQNRQIYA; translated from the coding sequence ATGATGAAGGTTTGGCAGGTGGTTATTGTGGGGTGTCATCCTACAAGTATGCTGGGGACAAAATTGATTTTGGAAGAGGGAGGAGAGCTTAAAGTTCTGGGAATGTATTCAACTTGGAACGAAGGCGCTTCCATCGTAAGGGAAAAAAATCCCGAGCTAGTGCTAGCAGATTATCATATGCCTGAAGGAAATATTGAGAGTGTGCTATTAAATATGAAAAAAAGCTCACCAAATTCACATTTTGTCGTGATGACGGATGAAGACGGCAGGGATCTGCTTCAGCCCCTCATAGAGCTAGGAGCCAGCGGGATATTCTCCAAGGGAGCTTCTCCCCATCAGCTTTTACAGCTGATCCTGGGTTTACGGGTGGGTTTTCTTTCAATGCCGCTAGAATGGATAGAAAAAGGACCCTGGCCGATTTCTACATCTAAAGGACTGGATGATGTTCTTCAGCTAACGCAGACAGAGATGTTTATTATGGAGCGAATCGTACAAGGGATTACCTATGATAAAATAGCGCTCGAAATTGCAGTAAGTCGTCGTTCGATTGACAATTACTTGCGCAAAATTTATGTGAAGCTTGATGTTTCGACGCGAGCGCAAGCCATCGAGAAATTTGCTCTCTTCTCAAGACAAAACAGACAAATCTACGCATAA
- a CDS encoding PLP-dependent aminotransferase family protein: protein MLYQFSARAHTLLSSPLLSIRTQTRRSSMISLAEELPAEELFPLSLLAEAASTVISADAGALQYGDPAGYGPLREWLAGDWLREKGVTVTEGGVLLTTGSQQAIDLLSRVYIDPGDRVLVENPTSPGFLQTLRMQGAIIIPVQGDLDGLDPDHLRRQIELHKPKMLFATPSFTNPSGILWSLQRRREVLDLCIAYNILIVEDDSYGDLHFQKYGEHWATRYPSLYALENISDGGHVLYIGSFSKTVAPALRTGWAAGSREVIGMMAAAKQMADWQSSALNQRLLHHLLDVSAFDLREHIAQLNREYNTRLKLMVELLKRPAWKGSSYDLPSGGMFLWVSPPEGMDVMALLKCALSKGVAFLPGPLCSVDGGGNHIRLNFSHPGRDELLLGMNLMSEAVKEFTARS, encoded by the coding sequence ATGCTTTACCAATTTTCTGCTCGCGCACACACACTGCTATCGTCACCGCTTCTAAGTATTCGCACCCAAACACGGAGAAGCTCCATGATATCGCTTGCTGAAGAATTACCAGCGGAAGAACTGTTCCCGTTATCACTGCTCGCCGAAGCAGCCTCTACGGTAATTTCTGCAGATGCAGGGGCACTTCAATATGGTGATCCTGCAGGGTATGGTCCACTTCGGGAGTGGCTTGCCGGGGATTGGCTCAGAGAAAAAGGGGTAACTGTTACCGAGGGTGGAGTTCTGCTAACAACGGGTAGCCAGCAAGCTATTGATTTGTTGTCGCGGGTATACATCGATCCGGGAGATCGTGTATTAGTAGAAAATCCGACATCTCCAGGATTCTTGCAAACGCTTCGGATGCAGGGTGCCATTATTATTCCTGTACAGGGTGATTTGGACGGGCTTGATCCAGATCATTTGCGGAGGCAAATTGAACTGCACAAGCCTAAGATGCTGTTCGCAACACCAAGCTTTACGAATCCAAGCGGCATCCTATGGAGCTTACAGAGACGGCGTGAGGTGTTGGATCTTTGTATCGCGTATAACATCCTGATTGTAGAAGATGATTCTTATGGTGATTTACATTTCCAGAAGTATGGTGAACACTGGGCTACAAGATATCCATCCTTGTATGCGCTGGAAAATATAAGTGATGGCGGACACGTATTATATATCGGTTCGTTCAGCAAGACCGTCGCGCCCGCGCTGCGGACGGGCTGGGCTGCAGGTAGCCGGGAAGTGATCGGGATGATGGCTGCTGCCAAGCAGATGGCGGACTGGCAATCAAGCGCATTAAATCAGCGGCTACTGCATCATTTGTTGGATGTGTCCGCTTTTGATCTTCGTGAGCATATCGCTCAACTGAATCGTGAGTATAATACCCGACTGAAGTTAATGGTGGAACTGCTTAAACGTCCAGCTTGGAAAGGAAGCTCCTACGACCTGCCGTCAGGAGGCATGTTTCTATGGGTATCTCCGCCGGAGGGAATGGATGTTATGGCACTGCTGAAATGTGCGCTAAGTAAGGGAGTGGCTTTTTTGCCAGGACCGTTATGTAGTGTGGATGGAGGCGGAAATCACATTCGCCTTAACTTCAGCCATCCTGGTCGGGATGAGCTGCTGCTCGGCATGAATCTGATGAGTGAAGCGGTTAAGGAGTTCACGGCTCGAAGTTAG
- a CDS encoding DUF2161 family putative PD-(D/E)XK-type phosphodiesterase: MAVRHETELYAPLKFFFEKQGYSIKGEVRTCDLVGIREDLEHPLIVEMKKSFNLALLLQGVERLKLSPTVYLAVERVRDKKGAVNQRWGELSGLCRRLGLGLITVVFYKTKAPLVEVLVEPDETPPAQRSNKRRRERLLYEFRERSGDYNVGGSTRVKLVTAYREKALRVALSLQAAEAEAAVAAEKAAAKASLAAGKRAAASTAAQAPALSSAPEGRAAGDTAAREAAAAGTRSGAPSAASSARSAGITPAELRKRSGVPNAAAMLQHNYYGWFHRVSRGRYTLTPAGQAALVEYAAITGGVPRDSNHHSN, encoded by the coding sequence ATGGCGGTACGACATGAAACGGAGCTGTATGCTCCTTTGAAGTTTTTTTTTGAAAAGCAAGGATACAGCATCAAGGGTGAGGTTCGGACTTGCGATTTGGTGGGCATTCGTGAGGATTTAGAGCACCCTCTAATCGTAGAGATGAAAAAATCGTTCAACCTGGCCTTGCTGCTGCAAGGGGTGGAACGGCTAAAGCTCAGTCCTACGGTCTATCTCGCAGTAGAACGTGTCCGTGATAAAAAAGGTGCGGTGAACCAGCGCTGGGGCGAGCTTAGCGGGTTATGCCGCCGTCTCGGCCTCGGACTAATCACTGTTGTTTTTTATAAGACCAAGGCCCCACTGGTCGAGGTGCTCGTCGAGCCAGACGAGACGCCGCCTGCGCAGCGCAGCAACAAGCGGCGACGCGAGCGCCTGCTCTATGAGTTCCGCGAGCGCAGCGGTGACTACAACGTTGGCGGCAGCACGCGCGTTAAGCTAGTGACTGCCTACCGCGAGAAAGCGCTGCGTGTCGCACTTTCTCTACAAGCAGCGGAGGCGGAAGCCGCCGTCGCTGCGGAGAAGGCCGCTGCGAAGGCTTCGCTCGCAGCGGGCAAACGTGCAGCGGCGAGCACCGCTGCACAGGCTCCGGCGCTGAGCTCAGCGCCGGAGGGGCGTGCTGCCGGGGACACGGCAGCACGGGAGGCAGCGGCGGCTGGCACGCGAAGCGGTGCCCCTAGCGCTGCCTCAAGCGCTCGCTCGGCCGGGATTACTCCGGCCGAGCTGCGGAAGCGTAGCGGCGTACCGAACGCCGCCGCTATGCTGCAGCACAACTACTACGGCTGGTTCCACCGTGTCAGCCGTGGGCGCTATACCCTGACCCCAGCCGGTCAGGCCGCGCTAGTGGAATACGCCGCTATAACTGGCGGCGTACCGCGTGACAGCAATCATCACAGTAATTAG
- a CDS encoding PrkA family serine protein kinase produces the protein MDIFERIASYRAENDRLAWSGNFKQYIELLRKDPSPAKTAHSRVYDMIKSHGVEDINGRKRYKFFEQEIFGLDRAVEKLVEEYFHSAARRLDVRKRILLLMGPVSGGKSTLVTLLKRGLEQYSRTDAGAVYAVEGCPMHEDPLHLIPLELRPEIEKELGVRIEGNLCPSCQMRLRNEYAGDIEQVKVTRVILSEEERVGIGTFSPSDPKSQDIADLTGSIDFSTITEFGSESDPRAYRFDGELNKANRGLMEFQEMLKCDEKFLWNLLSLTQEGNFKAGRFALISADEMIIAHTNETEYKSFISNKKNEALQSRMIVMPVPYNLRVSEEEKIYAKLIAQSDMNHVHIAPHALRAAAIFSILTRLKESKKQGMDLIKKLRMYDGEEVEGYKEADLKEMQTEYLDEGMSGIDPRYVINRISSALIKGDLQCMNALDVLRAIKDGLDQHPSITKEERERYLNFISIARKEYDILAKSEVQKAFVYSFEESAKTLFENYLDNIEAFCNWSKIRDPLTDEEMEPDERLMRSIEEQIGISENAKKAFREEILIRISAYSRKGKKFEYNNHDRLREAIEKKLFTDLKDIVKITTSSKTPDESQLKRINEVCARLIDGHHYCPICANELLKYVGSLLNR, from the coding sequence ATGGATATTTTTGAGCGAATAGCTTCGTATCGGGCTGAGAACGACCGTTTGGCGTGGAGCGGGAACTTCAAGCAGTATATAGAACTTTTGAGAAAAGACCCCTCTCCCGCTAAAACCGCTCACTCCCGCGTTTATGACATGATTAAGTCGCACGGCGTAGAGGACATAAACGGACGCAAACGCTATAAGTTTTTTGAACAAGAGATTTTTGGACTTGATCGTGCAGTCGAAAAGTTAGTGGAAGAATATTTTCATTCAGCAGCACGTCGGCTCGATGTTCGCAAACGGATTCTGCTATTGATGGGACCTGTCAGTGGGGGGAAATCGACCCTAGTCACGCTGCTAAAAAGAGGTTTGGAACAGTACTCGCGGACTGATGCGGGTGCGGTATATGCGGTTGAGGGCTGCCCGATGCATGAGGATCCACTACATTTGATACCCCTGGAGCTTCGTCCAGAGATTGAGAAGGAACTCGGTGTGCGCATTGAGGGCAATTTGTGCCCATCCTGCCAGATGCGTCTGAGAAATGAATATGCAGGAGATATTGAGCAGGTCAAAGTGACTCGTGTCATTTTGTCAGAAGAAGAGCGGGTGGGTATCGGTACCTTCAGTCCTTCCGATCCGAAGTCTCAGGATATCGCCGATTTGACCGGAAGTATCGATTTTTCGACCATTACTGAATTTGGTTCGGAATCCGATCCACGCGCTTACCGTTTTGACGGAGAGCTCAATAAAGCTAACCGTGGGCTGATGGAGTTTCAGGAAATGCTCAAATGCGACGAAAAGTTTCTGTGGAACCTGCTGTCACTGACGCAAGAAGGCAATTTCAAGGCTGGCCGCTTCGCTTTAATTAGTGCTGACGAAATGATCATTGCGCATACCAATGAAACCGAGTATAAGTCGTTTATTTCTAATAAAAAGAATGAAGCGCTCCAGTCCCGCATGATTGTCATGCCTGTTCCGTATAATCTTAGAGTGTCGGAAGAGGAAAAAATCTACGCGAAGCTGATCGCCCAGAGTGATATGAATCATGTGCATATTGCGCCGCATGCGCTGCGTGCCGCTGCTATTTTCTCCATCCTGACCCGTCTTAAAGAGAGCAAAAAACAAGGCATGGATCTGATCAAGAAGCTGCGGATGTATGATGGTGAAGAGGTCGAGGGCTACAAAGAGGCCGATCTTAAGGAAATGCAAACGGAGTATTTAGATGAAGGCATGTCCGGAATTGATCCACGATATGTTATCAACCGGATTTCCAGCGCTTTGATCAAAGGTGATCTGCAGTGCATGAACGCACTTGATGTGCTCCGGGCGATTAAGGACGGCCTGGATCAGCACCCATCGATTACAAAAGAGGAGCGGGAGCGTTATTTGAACTTCATCTCCATTGCTCGCAAGGAATATGACATTCTAGCTAAAAGCGAAGTGCAAAAGGCCTTCGTCTACTCCTTCGAGGAATCAGCCAAGACATTATTTGAGAATTATCTCGATAATATCGAAGCCTTCTGCAATTGGTCCAAAATCCGTGATCCGCTGACGGATGAGGAAATGGAGCCAGATGAGCGGTTAATGCGTTCGATTGAAGAGCAAATTGGTATCTCTGAGAATGCGAAAAAAGCGTTCCGCGAGGAGATTCTGATCCGTATTTCCGCTTATTCACGCAAAGGGAAGAAATTCGAGTACAACAACCACGACCGCCTGCGGGAAGCGATTGAGAAAAAGCTATTTACAGATCTCAAAGATATCGTCAAAATCACCACCTCGTCCAAAACGCCGGATGAAAGTCAGCTCAAACGGATCAACGAAGTATGCGCCAGACTTATTGATGGGCATCACTACTGCCCAATTTGCGCTAATGAACTGCTGAAGTATGTGGGAAGTCTGCTTAATCGGTAA
- a CDS encoding AraC family transcriptional regulator — translation MKSPYGGRLVLHLNYSKDIEKCVDYIETHIKENITVEEIAAEVGYSVYHFCRVFSLCKEMSVMEYVRSRKLSLASIELFAGKRIIDIALDYGFETQSGFTKAFRKAFGYSPTQYAARMNGLCKGKTLFEIGGFIMNPVIVRKPAFKVAGYGIQTNVAGSMYTKDIASFWSHYEGENLESKMYKILNPPKHGEVGLCMPSSDNGNATYLLGVIVEDYSKVEDDMLTMDVPEAEYAVFTTPPVDTSTDTEQIQFAQVIKSTWKYIFEEWFKDSGYVYDDSKLDFEFYDERCHSRPDTVMEIYVPVKKID, via the coding sequence ATGAAATCACCGTACGGGGGAAGGCTGGTGCTGCACTTGAATTACAGTAAAGATATAGAGAAATGTGTTGATTATATTGAAACTCATATCAAAGAAAATATAACAGTGGAAGAAATAGCCGCTGAGGTCGGATATTCGGTGTATCATTTTTGCCGAGTGTTCAGCTTATGCAAGGAAATGTCCGTGATGGAATATGTGCGGAGCCGAAAATTATCTTTAGCGTCGATTGAATTATTTGCCGGTAAAAGGATCATTGATATTGCGCTGGACTATGGTTTTGAGACGCAAAGCGGATTCACTAAGGCCTTTCGCAAGGCTTTTGGCTATAGTCCGACACAATATGCGGCGCGGATGAACGGATTATGTAAAGGAAAAACACTATTTGAAATCGGAGGTTTTATAATGAACCCTGTTATTGTTCGCAAGCCTGCTTTTAAGGTCGCTGGGTATGGGATCCAAACCAATGTTGCGGGAAGTATGTACACCAAGGATATTGCTTCTTTTTGGAGCCATTATGAGGGTGAGAATCTGGAGTCCAAAATGTATAAAATACTAAACCCGCCTAAACACGGGGAAGTAGGTTTGTGTATGCCTTCCTCAGATAATGGCAATGCCACCTACCTTTTGGGTGTTATTGTTGAGGACTACTCCAAGGTAGAGGATGATATGCTGACGATGGATGTGCCAGAGGCCGAGTATGCCGTGTTCACAACACCGCCAGTGGATACTTCAACGGATACAGAGCAAATACAGTTTGCACAGGTTATAAAAAGCACATGGAAGTACATCTTCGAAGAATGGTTTAAGGACAGTGGTTACGTCTATGATGACAGTAAGCTGGATTTCGAATTCTATGACGAACGCTGCCATTCGCGGCCGGATACGGTGATGGAGATTTATGTTCCTGTGAAAAAAATCGATTGA
- a CDS encoding SpoVR family protein, whose product MPSGEINALERAIAEITEIATGFGLDFYPMRYEICPADIIYTFGAYGMPTRFGHWSFGKTFHKMKSQYDFGLSKIYELVINSNPCYAFLLDGNSLIQNKLIVAHVLAHCDFFKNNMRFSMSNRDMVESMSATADRIAGYSVTYGTDAVESFIDSVLAIQEHIDPSLIQPRKLGKTHLLEAKMKELKDAPLGGSKSSNPYDELWSLDKSNSGPQEAPSGNRAFPPEPEKDIVWFIQQYSTVLEDWQRDIMTMLHDEMLYFWPQMETKIMNEGWASYWHQRIVRELDLTVEETVEYAKLNSSVVQPSRQSLNPYYLGLKIFEDIERRWDREKIFEVRELESDTSFIRSYLSKELVNDLDLYVFEKKGPEWKITDKAWENVRDQLVLARVNGGSPYLVIEDADFEKNGELFITHRYESIELDLKYLERTLPHIYSLWGRTVHLQTVVEDKKARFSYDGKKVQRKFI is encoded by the coding sequence ATGCCAAGCGGAGAAATTAATGCACTGGAGCGGGCAATCGCCGAGATTACGGAAATAGCCACAGGCTTTGGTTTGGATTTTTATCCCATGCGTTATGAAATATGCCCCGCAGATATTATTTATACATTCGGCGCTTATGGAATGCCTACACGATTTGGTCACTGGAGCTTCGGAAAAACGTTTCACAAAATGAAATCCCAATACGATTTCGGGCTGAGTAAAATTTACGAGCTCGTCATAAACTCCAATCCTTGTTATGCCTTCCTGCTCGACGGGAATTCGCTGATTCAGAACAAGCTAATTGTAGCTCACGTGCTAGCGCACTGTGATTTTTTCAAAAATAATATGCGCTTCTCCATGTCCAACCGGGATATGGTCGAGAGCATGTCAGCTACAGCAGATCGGATCGCCGGCTATTCAGTAACCTACGGCACCGATGCTGTCGAGAGCTTCATCGATTCGGTGCTGGCCATTCAAGAGCATATAGATCCAAGCCTGATCCAGCCGCGCAAACTAGGTAAGACCCATCTACTGGAAGCTAAAATGAAGGAACTCAAGGATGCCCCTTTAGGCGGCTCCAAATCATCCAATCCTTACGACGAATTATGGAGCCTAGACAAAAGCAATTCTGGCCCGCAGGAAGCGCCATCTGGAAACCGAGCTTTCCCCCCTGAGCCAGAAAAAGATATTGTATGGTTCATTCAGCAATATTCCACCGTCTTGGAGGATTGGCAACGTGACATTATGACGATGTTGCATGACGAAATGCTCTATTTCTGGCCACAAATGGAGACGAAGATCATGAACGAAGGCTGGGCTTCGTATTGGCATCAGCGTATCGTCCGTGAACTAGATCTGACCGTAGAGGAAACCGTTGAATACGCTAAACTGAATTCCTCCGTCGTGCAGCCCTCACGGCAGAGCCTGAATCCGTACTATCTGGGGCTGAAGATCTTCGAAGACATCGAACGGCGCTGGGACCGCGAGAAAATATTTGAGGTTCGCGAGCTGGAGTCCGATACCTCTTTTATCCGTAGCTATCTGTCCAAAGAACTGGTGAACGACCTAGATCTCTATGTTTTCGAGAAAAAAGGCCCAGAATGGAAGATCACTGATAAAGCGTGGGAAAATGTACGCGATCAGCTTGTGCTCGCCCGGGTCAATGGCGGCTCCCCTTACTTGGTCATAGAGGATGCTGACTTTGAGAAGAATGGGGAGTTATTTATAACCCACCGCTACGAAAGTATCGAGCTAGATCTGAAGTATTTGGAGCGCACGCTCCCGCATATCTACTCATTATGGGGGCGTACCGTTCATCTACAGACAGTTGTGGAGGACAAAAAGGCGCGGTTTTCGTATGATGGCAAGAAGGTGCAGCGGAAGTTTATATAA
- a CDS encoding extracellular solute-binding protein, with the protein MKKFSKLIIAGMLVMTALTGCGGSEKESASSNKLVVYSPNSEEIIKTIIPMFEKQTGIKVELVTAGTGEIVKRLQSEKQNPYADVMFGGSMAGYLENVDLYEPYVSQNDEFLLEGHRNKSGFATPFVSDGSVLLVNKNLIGNIKIDSYADLLNPELKGKIASADPASSSSAFAQLTNMLKAMGGDYENEKGWSYVSELIKNLDGKIASGSGAVHKSVADGEFVVGLTYEDPSNTYVRNGAPVEVVYPKEGAVFLDAASGIIKSAPHMDNAKKFIDFILSKEAQDAFGTQLTNRPLRKDTKLGDYMTPYDKINMINEDTDYVSKNKSKIIEHYTDVFTSTK; encoded by the coding sequence ATGAAGAAGTTTTCAAAGCTGATCATCGCAGGTATGTTAGTTATGACAGCGCTTACGGGTTGCGGTGGTAGTGAGAAGGAGTCTGCTTCATCCAATAAGCTTGTTGTCTATAGTCCGAACAGTGAAGAAATTATTAAGACGATTATTCCGATGTTCGAGAAACAAACAGGGATTAAGGTTGAACTAGTAACGGCTGGAACAGGCGAAATTGTTAAGCGCTTACAGTCCGAAAAGCAAAATCCATACGCTGACGTCATGTTCGGCGGATCCATGGCAGGATATCTTGAGAACGTTGACTTATATGAGCCGTACGTTTCGCAGAACGATGAATTCCTACTTGAAGGCCATCGCAATAAATCAGGCTTTGCTACTCCTTTTGTTTCAGATGGAAGCGTTCTCTTAGTGAATAAGAACCTGATCGGCAACATCAAGATTGACAGCTACGCTGACTTGTTGAACCCGGAGCTTAAAGGGAAAATTGCTTCGGCCGATCCGGCAAGCTCAAGCTCCGCATTTGCACAGCTCACGAATATGCTGAAAGCGATGGGCGGCGACTATGAGAACGAGAAAGGCTGGAGCTATGTCAGCGAATTAATCAAGAACCTGGATGGTAAAATCGCGAGCGGTTCAGGAGCTGTTCATAAAAGTGTGGCTGACGGGGAGTTTGTGGTTGGCTTAACGTATGAAGATCCATCGAACACCTATGTAAGAAACGGCGCTCCTGTTGAAGTGGTCTATCCGAAAGAAGGCGCTGTATTCCTAGATGCGGCATCCGGTATTATCAAAAGCGCGCCGCATATGGACAATGCGAAGAAATTTATCGACTTCATTCTATCCAAAGAAGCGCAAGATGCATTTGGCACGCAATTAACGAATCGTCCACTGCGTAAAGATACGAAGCTTGGCGACTATATGACGCCTTACGACAAGATCAACATGATCAACGAAGACACGGATTATGTCAGTAAAAATAAATCCAAAATCATTGAGCACTACACGGACGTATTCACAAGCACAAAATAA
- a CDS encoding ABC transporter ATP-binding protein: protein MTVTINIKDLVKKYADATVIPALSLEIKKGEFFTLLGPSGCGKTTLLRMIAGFNSIEGGTISFNERVINQVEPGKRNIGMVFQNYAIFPHLTVKGNIAFGLENRKIPKEQIAAKVDDILKVVQIEQYKDRMPKNLSGGQQQRVALARAIVIRPDVLLMDEPLSNLDAKLRIDMRNAIKDLQREVGITTVYVTHDQEEAMAVSDRIAVMKSGIIQHLGTPQEIYQRPANVFVATFIGRTNIIEGTLTQVEGRYSLQIGSDYAEPMSNIRVPKPQASLKVQISVRPEEFIMTEDQSGIRATIVHSVFLGQNTHYFVDLESGQRIEITQESKTSQILSPGEVIYLKVKTDKINVYDAAGELNYTGSGQL, encoded by the coding sequence ATGACAGTAACGATTAACATCAAAGACTTAGTCAAGAAGTATGCAGATGCGACGGTCATTCCTGCGTTGTCCCTGGAGATTAAGAAGGGTGAGTTCTTCACCCTTCTCGGTCCTTCCGGATGCGGGAAAACCACACTATTACGGATGATTGCTGGCTTTAACAGCATTGAAGGCGGGACGATCAGCTTCAATGAACGGGTCATCAATCAGGTCGAACCAGGCAAACGGAATATCGGGATGGTATTTCAGAACTATGCGATTTTCCCTCATTTGACGGTCAAAGGCAACATTGCGTTTGGTCTTGAAAACCGGAAGATTCCTAAAGAACAAATTGCCGCTAAGGTCGATGATATTCTGAAGGTTGTACAAATCGAGCAATATAAAGACCGGATGCCGAAGAATCTATCTGGAGGACAGCAGCAGCGTGTCGCGCTTGCTAGAGCGATCGTCATTCGTCCCGATGTGCTGCTCATGGATGAGCCGCTATCCAACCTCGATGCGAAATTACGGATCGACATGCGAAATGCAATCAAGGATCTTCAGAGGGAAGTTGGGATCACAACCGTATACGTCACGCATGACCAAGAAGAAGCGATGGCTGTATCGGATCGAATCGCGGTCATGAAATCGGGGATCATTCAGCACCTGGGCACACCGCAAGAGATTTATCAACGTCCTGCCAATGTATTCGTGGCTACCTTTATCGGTCGAACGAACATTATCGAAGGCACCCTAACGCAAGTGGAAGGCCGTTATTCCTTACAGATCGGTTCTGATTATGCTGAGCCAATGTCTAACATTCGCGTTCCTAAACCACAAGCTTCGCTGAAAGTACAAATTTCGGTTCGCCCGGAGGAGTTCATCATGACGGAGGACCAGAGCGGGATCCGAGCTACCATTGTACACAGCGTATTCTTGGGACAAAACACACATTATTTCGTAGATCTCGAATCGGGTCAGCGGATCGAAATCACGCAGGAATCGAAAACGAGTCAAATCCTTTCCCCCGGTGAAGTGATTTATCTGAAAGTCAAAACAGACAAGATTAATGTATACGATGCTGCGGGTGAATTGAACTACACAGGGAGCGGTCAGCTATGA